The genomic region ATCGTCAGGCATGTCGTCCTCACGGGGGAAGGTGCTGAGCGCGACCAGTGGACCACAGAAGTCTCGACCTCGACTTGAGGGCACGCCGGGGTGTGGCGCACTTTTTCGCGACGCCAGGGGTGACGGATCGCTGACGTCCCTGCCTCGGCTAGCGGACGGCGCTACCGTTCTGGCATGCCGCAACAGCCGAGCGACGGGTACGACTGGCTCTACGACGGGAAGCCGTCCACCGCACCTCGCCGTGACGCGCCCGCACCGCCGTCGCAGCTGCCGCCGCCGAACCTTCCACCACCGGGCCGTCGGGCTCCCGCGCCGCCGGCCGGGGGGCGCCCGCGCTCGACGCGTCGCTGGTGGATCCGGATCCCGCTGCTGCTGCTCGTGCTGTGGCTCGTCTTCCTCGTGGCCACCCCGTTCTGGGCCCTGCGCACCACGTCACGCGTCGACGTGGCCCCGGGCGGCGAGCGTCCCGGTGACCAGCCGGGGACGACCTACCTCGTCGTGGGCTCGGACAGTCGCGCCGGACTCACGCCCGAGGAGCAGGCCCAGCTCGCCACCGGCGGCGACGAGGGGGGCAACGGCCGCACCGACACGATCATGATCCTGCACGTCGGTGACGGGCCCGCCCTGCTGCTGTCGGTGCCGCGCGACTCGCTCGTGGACGTCCCGGGCTACGGCACCACCAAGATCAACGCCGCCTACTCCTACGGCGGCCCCTCGCTGCTGACCCAGACCGTCGAGCAGAGCACCGGGCTGCGGATCGACGGGTATCTCGAGATCGGCTTCGGTGGCCTGGTCAAGGTCGTCGACGCTGTCGGCGGGGTCGAGATCTGCCCCGCCGAGGCCATCACGGACCCCGACGCGGGTCTCGACGTCGCCGCGGGCTGCCAGGAGGCCGACGGAGCCACCGCGCTCGGCTACGCGCGCTCGCGGCACTCCTACGCGACGCAGGACATCCAGCGGGTGCAGGCGCAGCGCGAGGTCATGGGCAGCCTCGCCGGTGAGATCAAGAGCCCGTCGAGCGTCCTGAACCCCTTCCGCTACGTCGCGATCAACAAGGGCGGAGCCGCCTCCCTGACGATCGGCGAGGACGTCAGCACCTTCGACCTGGTGCGCTTCGCCCGCGGCCTCTCGTCGGCCATGAGCGGCGACGGCCTGAACTGCACCGTGCCGCTGCGCGACTTCTCCGTGCGGTGGGACGCCGAGCGCGCCGGGCAGATGTTCGAGCTCGTCGCGACCGACCGGACCAGCGACATCGGCGACCTGTGCACCGCCGACGGGCTGCCCGCATCGGGCTGACGATGACGCACGACACGAGGGTCAGGCGCCGGTGGTGGCTGCCCGGGGCCCTCGTGCTCGCGGTCGCCCTCGGGCTGGTCGTCGTGGAGCCCGGCAGCGACGGGGCCCGCGCCGGTGATCAGCGGTCGATGGTCGTCGTGGGCGACTCGATCTCGGCGAGCTACGACGACGAGCCCGGCAGCCCGCTGCAGGCGTGGTGGAGCCTCGTGGCCCGCGAGCTCGGCTACACGCCGACCGTGCTCGCGGAGGCGGGTTCGGGCTACCAGCGACCGGGCGCCGGCTGCTCGGGCACCGCGTTCGGCGACCGGCCCGGCGTGTTCGACCAACCGCCACCGGACCTGGTCCTGGTCGAGGGCGGCCGCAACGACTGGGCGCGGTGCGACGGCACCGACCTGGTCGAGGTCGACCCCGAGGCCGTGCTCGCCGCCGCGGACGAGTTCCTCGGCCGGCTGACGCGCGCCTATCCCGATGCACGCGTCGTCGTGCTTGCGCCACCCTGGGGACCCCTGCACCAGCAGTACGTCGACGGCGTCACCGACGCGATCGAGACCGCGGCGGAGCGCCACGACTGCGACTTCGTGCGCATGGACGGCGTCCTGCCCGCCGCGCGCACCACGGATGGCGCCCACCCCGACATTGCCGGCAGCGCGGCCATCGCCGACACCGTCGTGCAGGCGTTGCGCTAGGCCAGAAGCGACGCGACGCGCGGCGCGATCGCGCCCAGCGCGTGACCTCGATGGCTGATCCGGTCCTTCTCGGCCGGCTCCAGCTCCGCGGTGGAGACGTCGTAGCCCGTCGCCGCGAACAAGGGGTCGTAGCCGAAGCCGCCCCCGCCGAAGGGGGCGTGCAGGATGCGGCCGGGCATCTCGCCGTGCTCCACGACCTCGGTGCCGTCCGGCAGGCAGAGCGCGACGGCGCACACGAATCGGGCCGTGCGCCGGACGTCGGGCACGTCCGAGAGCTGGCTCAGCACCAGGTCGTTGTTGGCCCGGTCCTTGTCCGCACCACTGATGCCGGACCACCGGGCCGACAGCACCCCGGGCATACCGTTGAGGGCGTCGATGCAGAGCCCGGAGTCGTCCGCCAGGGCGGGCAGACCCGTGACCTCGACGCACGCCCGGGCCTTGATGAGCGCGTTGCCCGCGAACGTCGGGTCGGTCTCCGCAGGTTCGTCGTAGGACGCGACGTCGGCGAGCCCGAGCACCGTGAGTCCGGGCACGAGCGGAGCCAGGATGCGCTGCAGCTCGGCCAGCTTCTTGGCGTTGTTCGACGCCAGGACGACCCGCGTCCCGCCCGTCGCGTCTTCGCTCATCGAGCGAGGGCGTCCAGCTGCAGGCGCGTGAGCTCGGCACAGCCACCCGTGGCCAGCTCCAGCAGCGCGTCGAGCTCGGCCTTCACGAACGGGGCGCCCTCTGCCGTGCCCTGGACCTCGACGAAGGCACCCGAGCCCGTCATGACGACGTTCATGTCGGTCTCGGCCCGGACGTCCTCGACATACGGCAGGTCGAGCATCGGCACGCCGTCGATGATGCCGACGCTGATCGCCGCGACCGACTCGCGCAGCGGGTCGCCCTTCAGCGCACCCAGCCCGTCCAGGTGCCGCACCGCGTCGGCGAGGGCGATGTACGCGCCGGTGATCGCGGCGGTGCGGGTGCCCCCGTCGGCCTGCAGGACGTCGCAGTCGATCGTGATGGTGTTCTCGCCGAGCGCCGTCGTGTCGATCGCCGCGCGGAGCGAGCGCCCCACGAGGCGCGAGATCTCGTGCGTGCGACCGCCCACGCGGCCCTTGACCGACTCGCGCGAGGACCGCTCGTGTGTCGCGGCCGGCAGCATCGCGTACTCGGCCGTGACCCAGCCCTTGCCCTGGCCCTTGAGCCAGCGCGGCACGCCCTCGACCGCGGAGGCGGCGCACAGGACCCGGGTCTTGCCGAACTCGATCAGGCACGATCCCTGGGCGTGGTCGAGCCAGTTCCGCTGGATCGTGATGTCGCGGAGCTGGTCGACGGCGCGGCCGTCCTCTCGAGTCGTCATGGGACGAGCCTAGGGACTGTCAGAAGTCGAACGTGTCACCGGGGCGGACCACGGCGTAGGGACCGTCGTAGGCGGCCTTGAGGTCGGACTCGACCTCGTCGGCGTCGGTCCAGGCCGGGATGTGCGTGATGAGCAGCTGGCCCACCTCGGCGGTCGCGGCACAACGACCGGCCTCGGCCCCCGTGAGGTGCAGGTCGGGCGGGTTGGTGGCCGACTCGACGAACGACGCCTCGCACAGGAACACGTCGGCTCCCGCAGCGAGCTCGTCGAGCTCGGGCGTGGGGCCGGTGTCGCCGGAGTAGACCAGCACCGAGCCCCCGGCCTCGACGCGGATCGCGTAGGCCCGCACGGGGTGCTTGACCTCGACGACGCGGAGCGTGAAGGGTCCGACCTGCTGGACCGGCTCGTCCTCCCACACGGTGAAGTTGAGGGCGTCGAGCGGTGGCTCGCCCCCCGGTCCGCCGGCGTGCGCCAGGTACTCCTCGGCGCCGCCCGGCGCGATGACCGTGATGCTCTCGTAGGGGCCGTCCGGGTGGTACTTCGCGAGCACCACCAGGCTCACCAGGTCGATGCAGTGATCGGGGTGGAGGTGGCTCAGGGCGACGGCGTCGATGCCGCGGGGATCCATGTACCGCTGCAGCTGCCCCAGGGAGCCGTTGCCCATGTCGAGCAGGATGCGCCAGGTCCGGCCTTCGTGCTCGGCCTCCACCAGATAGCTGCTCGCGGCGGAGTCGGGGCCGGGGTACGACCCGGCGCAGCCGACGATCGTGAGCCTCATGCGCCCACCTCCGTCGCCGACGCCAGGGCGAGGCCGTGGACCCGGTCGACCTCCGGACCGAGGAAGCGGCGACCCAGCGCCGCGAACTCCTCCGGGTCACCCGTGGTCAAGAAGTGGTGGCGCGGGTCCGGCAGGCCGGGATCGCGGGTCAGACCGTCACGCGCCAGGAGGCGGTAGACGTCCTTCGCGGTCTCCTCGGCGCTGGAGACCAGCGTGACGGCGTCGCCCATGACGTAGGACAGTACGCCGGTCAGGAGCGGGTAGTGCGTGCAGCCCAGCACGAGCGTGTCGACCCCCGCGGAGCGGAGTGGTGCGAGGTACTCCTCGGCGACCCGCAGGAGGTCGTCGCCCCCGGTGACGCCCGCCTCCACGAACTCCACGAACCGCGGGCAGGCGCGCACGTGGAGGTCGATGCCGGGATTGGCCGCGAAGGCGTCGTCGTACGCGCGGGACGTGGCCGTGGCCGTGGTGCAGATGACCCCCACCGATCCGTTGCGCGTCGCGTTGACCGCGCGGCGGGTCGCCGGGACGATGACCTCCACGACCGGCACGTCGTAGCGCTCGCGGGCATCGCGCAGGACCGCGGCACTCGCGGAGTTGCACGCGATCACCAGGGCCTTGACGCCCTGCTCCACGAGGCGGTCCAGGCACTCGAGCGCGAACTCGCGCACCTGCCCGATCGGACGGGGACCGTACGGCTGGCGCGCGGTGTCGGCGACGTAGAGCAGCGGTTCGTGCGGGAGCTGGTCGAGCACCGCGCGCGCCACCGTCAGACCTCCGAAGCCGGAGTCGAAGATGCCGATCGGTGCGTCCGCCACAGCCCCGACCCTAGAGCCCCGTCCGACACCGCACCACACGACCCGGGTGGTGCCGTGGGGTCAGAGCGGGAGCTTGGGCTGGGGCGGGGCGTGGGTCGGGTCGACGCCGTCGAACAGGCTCGAGACGGACTCACCGGCGTGGATGCGGGCGATGGCTTCGGCGAACAGCGGAGCCACCGACCGGATCCGCAGGGCGGGCCAGTCCGCCGGGGCCGGGACGGTGTCGGTCGTGACCACCTCGCTGATCGTGGGGTGGTCACGGAGCCGCTCGACGGCATTGCCGGTGAACAGTCCGTGCGTGCAGGCGACCGAGACCTCGGTGACGCCCTCCTTCTCGAGCATCGCGACGAGCTCGACGATCGAGCCACCCGTGGCGATCTCGTCGTCGAGGACGATGACCTTCTTGTCGCGGACGTCGCCGACGATCGCGTCGATCACGACCTTGTCGTCGGCCTTGCGCTGCTTGCTGCCGGCCGCGACGGGCAGACCCAGCAGGCGGGCGAACTGCGACGCGGTCTTGGCGTTGCCGAAGTCGGGCGAGACGATCACGGTGTCGCTCAGGTCGCGCTCGCGGTAGTAGGCCGCGAGCTCGCCGATCGCGGTGAGGTGGTCGAGCGGCATCGCGAAGAAGCCGTGCACCTGGGGCGCGTGCAGCGTCATCGTGACGACCCGGTCGACCCCCGCGGTGGCGAGCATGTCGGCGACGAGCTTGCCTCCGATCGAGATGCGCGAGGCGTCCTTCTTGTCGGAGCGCGCGTACGCGTAGTGCGGGATCACGACCGTGACGGAGGCGGCCGACGCACCTCGAGCGGCGTCGACCATGAGGAGCAGCTCCATCAGGTGGTCCTGGGTCGGCGGCACGAGCGGCTGCACGATGTAGACGTCGCGTCGCCGGCAGTTCGCCAGCAGCTGCACCTGGAGGCAGTCGTTGCTGAACCGCGCCGTCTCGGACGGGGACAGCGACACCCCGAGATGGCTGCAGATGCTCTCGGCGAGCTCACGATGGGCACTGCCGGAGAACACGACGATCTGGCTCACGCTCGGAAGCCTAGGGGAGGTCGGCCCCCACGCCTACTCACGACCGAGACTCAGCCGGCCATCAGTCCGGCGGCGAACGCGACGGAGACGACCAGGCCGGTCGCGAGGGCGCTGAGGCCCGTGGCCATGGCGCCCCACCGTGTGTGCCAGAAGGCCACCCAGAACGTGCCGACGACCACGGTGCCCACCGTGATCGGCACTCCCAGGAACATCATCGCGAAGAGCACGCTGTCGCGTGGGGTCAAGGTGCAGCCGAAGCCGATGCCCTCGCACTGACCGGGCGGATTGCTGTCCGCCGCCAGGGCGTAGGCCACGACCGCCGCGGCCCAGAGGAGGCCGATGCCCCCGAACATCCACGCCAGGCTGCGCCCGAATCGTCGCTCGGTCTCCATGGGGAGATTCCAGCACGACCCGGGTCCACTCCGGGCCGGTCAGGCCCAGAGACGCTCAGGCCCAGAGACGCTCAGGCCCAGAGCTGGCCGTCGAGGGCGTCCTCGGCCTCGTCGAGCGTTCCCTCGTAGGCGCCGGTCGAGAGGTACTTCCAGCCGCCGTCGCACACGACGAACACGATGTCGGCACGCTCGCCGGCCTTGACGCTCTTGGCGGCCTGCGCCAGCGCGGCGTGGAGGATCGCCCCGGTCGAGATGCCGGCGAAGATGCCCTCGGACTCGATCAGCTCACGCACCCGCCGCACGGCGTCGCGCGGACCCACGCTGAAGCGCGCGTCGATGAGGCTCTCGTCGTACAGCTCGGGCACGAAGCCCTCGTCGAGGTTGCGCAGGCCGTACACGAGCTCGCCGTAGCGCGGCTCGGCCGCGACGATGCGCACGTCGGGCTGGTGCTCGCGGAAGAAGCGGCCCACGCCCATCAGCGTGCCCGTGGTGCCGAGACCGGCCACGAAGTGCGTGATCTCCGGCAGGTCGGCCAGCAGCTCCGGACCCGTGCCGCGGTAGTGCGCCTCGGCGTTGGCCGGATTGCCGTACTGGTAGAGCATGACCCAGTCCGGGTGCTCGGCCGCGATGCCCTTGGCGACGCGAACGGCCTCGTTGGACCCTCCCGCGGCGGGGGACGGAATGATCTCGGCCCCCCACATGCGCAGCAGCTGTCGACGCTCCTCCGAGGTGTTCTCCGGCATCACGCAGACCATGCGGTAGCCCCGCATCTTCGCGACCATCGCCATCGAGATGCCGGTGTTGCCGCTCGTGGGCTCCAGGATGGTGCACCCCGGTGTCAGACGGCCGTCGGCCTCAGCGGCCTCGATCATGGCCAGGGCCGCCCGGTCCTTGATGGAGCCCGTGGGGTTCTGGTCCTCGAGCTTGGCCCACAGCCGGACGTCGGGCGTGGGCGACAGCGTCGGCAGGCCCACCAGGGGCGTGCCGCCGACCGTCGCGGTCAGGTTCGCGAACTTCACGCCGGCAGGGGTGCCGGGCCCTGGGCGGCGAGATCGACACTGCCGCCGGCGACGGCGGGGAGGATCACGACGGTCGAGCTCTCCGAGAGCTCGGTCGCCAAGGCGCCCGTGAAGCGGATGTCCTCGTCGTCGACGTAGATGTTGACGAACCGGCGCACCGCGGGGCCGTCGGCGCCGTCCTCGACGAGACGTTCCTTGAGGCCCGGGTGCGACGACTCGAGGGCGTCGATGAGCTCGGCGACCGAGGCGCCGGAGGACTCCACCGCGCGCTCACCGCCGGTGTACGTGCGCAGGATCGTGGGGATGCGGACCTCGATGGCCATCAGGCGGACTCTCTCTTCGGGTCGGGGCTGTCGTGGGGGGCGTCGTCTGCGTAACGCTCGACGATCGTGACTTCTTCCTCGGTGACCTCGCCGTCGACGATCCGGTAGGACCGGAAGTCGACGGGGCCGGACTCGTGGGCGCCGTCGCGCGTGCTCACCAGCACGTAGTGGGCGTTCGGCTCCGAGGCCAGGTTGATGTCGGTGCGCGACGGGTAGGCCTCGGTGGCGGTGTGCGAGTGGTAGATCACGACGGGCTCCTCGTCGCGGTCGTCCATCTCCCGGTACAGGCGCAGGAGGTCGCCGGAGTCGAACTCGTAGAACGTCGGCGACATCGCGGCGTTGACCATCGGCACGTGCCGGGTCGGGCGATCGGACCCGATCGCACCGGCCACGACGCCGCACGCCTCGTCGGGGTGGTCGCGTCGAGCGTGGGCGACGATCGCGTCGCGGATCGCAGCGGTGATGGTCAGCACGCCCTCGATCCTATCGACGCCACAACATCGTTCCCGTGGTGCGTCCGAGGAGCGGTCCCTCAGTCGAGCACGCTGATCAGGGACTCCTGCACGTAGCCGAGCCAGTCGTAGACGTCGCTCATCGCGGCGACCGCGTCGTCCTCGGACCGCGCGACGAGGGAGGCGTCCTCCTCGGTCTCGATGCCGAGCCGCACGGCGATCGCGAGCCGGACGTCCGTGAGCGACTTGAGCCAGGCCTGCACGGCCTCGCTCCCGAGCTCGACCTCGACGGCCTCCTGGCCGCTGATGTCGCCCGCGTCCGGGTCGTAGCCGCCGACCACCAGCGACGACAGCACGGCCTCCGCGTGACTGACCTTCGCGGCGGTCAACGCCTGCTCGGTGTAGCGGCGGAACTCCCCGGACTCCTCGACCTCGTCGCCGGAGTAGGCGTCGGGCAGCAGGCGCCGCAGGACCGGGTCCTCCGGCGGGAGTGACGGGCCGTCGAGCCCGAGCTGGGCGGCCAGCGGGTCGGTCTCGGCGACCGACTCGCCGTGCCGGTCGCGCAGCAGCTCGATGACCTGACGGGCCAGATTGGCCAGCAGCGCCGCCTCACCGGGGTCGAACGTGGCCGTGATGCTGCCGCGACGCCGGCGCCGGAACGGCTTCATGACGGCGCCTTCGTGGACGGGGTCATGCGTCGTCCTTCTGCACGGTGGCCCAGAGGCCGTAGTCGTGCATCGCCTGGACGTGCCGCTCCATCTCCTCACGGCCACCGCTGGAGACGACCGCGCGCCCCTCCTGGTGCACCGCCATCATCAACGTGTCGGCCTTCTCCTCGGTGTAGCCGAAGTACGTGCGGAACACGTACGCCACGTAGCTCATGAGGTTGACCGGGTCGTTCCACACGATCGTGACCCAGGGTCGGTCCACCACGAGGTCGAGGCCGACATCGGTGTCGACCTCGGTGTCGGCATGCTCGACGGGAGCGGTCTTGGGCACGTCCCCCATTGTGACCCAGGGCGAGCGACTCACAAACCCGCGGGGATCGGCCTGACAGATGGACGCAGTCTGAGGGGTGCTGGTCGCTGCAGCGATGAGCCCCAGAGCACGGACGGTGCTTTCCGGCACCTGGGGCAGCCCGCATGCATCATCGTCCCCACCAATTCGTCCTACGCTGGCCGCGTGACCTCCACCGCGCTGCTGACGGACCGCTACGAGCTGACGATGCTGCAGGCGGCCCTCGCCGACGGCACGGCGCACCGGCCGAGCGTCTTCGAGCTGTTCTCCCGCCGACTCACCGGCGGACGCCGGTACGGCGTGGTCGCCGGCATCGGTCGCGCGCTCGACGCGCTCGAGCAGTTCCGGTTCGGCGACGACGAGCTCGCCTGGCTGCGCGACGCGGAGGTCGTCGACGCCCCGACCCTCGACTGGCTCGCCGACTACCGCTTCACGGGCTCGATCTGGGGCTATGCCGAGGGCGAGGTCTATCTGCCGCAGTCCCCCGTCGTCGTGGTCGAGTCGACGTTCGCCGAGGGGGTGCTGCTCGAGACGCTGCTGCTCTCGATCCTCAACCACGACTCCGCGATCGCCTCGGCCGGCGCCCGCATGGTCTCGGCGGCTGCCGGACGTCCGTGCATCGAGATGGGCTCGCGCCGCACGCACGAGCAGGCCGCCGTGGCCGCCGCTCGCGCCGCGTGCCTGGTCGGCTTCGCCGCGACGTCGAACCTCGAGGCCGGCCGCACGCACGGTGTCCCGACCACGGGCACGAGCGCCCACGCCTTCACGCTGCTGCACGACACCGAGCGCGACGCCTTCAGCGCGCAGGTCGACTCCCTCGGCACCGGAACGACCCTGCTCGTCGACACCTACGACGTGGCCGAGGCGATCCGCACCGCGGTCGAGGTCGCGGGTCCGGGTCTTGGGGCCGTCCGCATCGACTCCGGCGACCTCGTCGCGCTGGCGCACCAGGTGCGTCGCCAGCTCGACGACCTCGGCGCCACCGACACCCGCATCATCGTGACGAGCGACCTCGACGAGCACGCGATCGCCGCGCTGGCCGCTGCGCCCGTCGACGGCTACGGCGTCGGCACGTCGCTCGTCACGGGCTCCGGCGTGCCCACCTCGGGCTTCGTCTACAAGCTCGTCTCGCGGGCCGACGACACCGGCGCCATGGTGTCGGTCGCGAAGGCCAGCACGGAGAAGACCTCGGTGGGCGGCCGCAAGTTCGCGGTGCGCCGCCTCACGGGCGGCGTCGCGCGCACCGAGCTCGTGGGCGTGGGCGAACCGCCGGCGCACGACGGCGACGACCGGTCGCTGCTCGTCGAGCTGGTCCGCGCCGGCGAGCGCGTGCACCGTCCGACGTTGCAGCAGTCCACCGCGCACCACCAGTCGGCGATGGCCGAGCTGCCGCTCGTCGCGACCCAGCTCTCCCCCGGCGGCCCCGTGCTCGACACGTTGCTCGGCTGACCGCCCGTCGTCAACGGCTGAAGGGCCCCACGTAGATCAGCACCGAGCTGACGGCCGTCACGACAGCGACGGCGGCGACGACCGGCAGCGAGACCAGGGTCGCCAGAGCCGCCAGCCCGGCCACCAGGACCACCAGCCGGAATCCCACGTTCGTCGCCACCAGGTCCACGGGCGCCTGCGGCGACACGAACACCCCCCACAGAACGGCAGCGAGACCGACCACGGCCACGACGGCCAGCCCGCTGGTGACGACGTGGTTGCCCTGCCGCCACGCCCAGATCCCGAGGCTGACGAACACGACCACCTCCACGACGAAGACGACCAGGTCGTTCGCGTTCACCGACTCCCTCATGCGGACCCCTAAGTCTTCGAGAAGCTGTTTTCGAGAGCACTGCTCACGCTTGGGCTCCATGAGAGCACATCCGGGCCACAGGGCGGTGAACGACCCCGTCCCTAGACTGGAACGATGAAGGCTCCAGCATCGACAGCGTTGATCGTGGTCGACGTCCAGAACGACTTCTGCGAGGGCGGTTCGCTGGCGGTGGCCGGTGGCGCCCAGGTCGCCTCCGACGTCGCCGCGCTCGTCGAGTCCGGCGCCTACGCGACCGTCGTCGCCACCCGCGACCATCACATCGACCCGGGCAGCCACT from Aeromicrobium sp. Sec7.5 harbors:
- a CDS encoding LCP family protein codes for the protein MPQQPSDGYDWLYDGKPSTAPRRDAPAPPSQLPPPNLPPPGRRAPAPPAGGRPRSTRRWWIRIPLLLLVLWLVFLVATPFWALRTTSRVDVAPGGERPGDQPGTTYLVVGSDSRAGLTPEEQAQLATGGDEGGNGRTDTIMILHVGDGPALLLSVPRDSLVDVPGYGTTKINAAYSYGGPSLLTQTVEQSTGLRIDGYLEIGFGGLVKVVDAVGGVEICPAEAITDPDAGLDVAAGCQEADGATALGYARSRHSYATQDIQRVQAQREVMGSLAGEIKSPSSVLNPFRYVAINKGGAASLTIGEDVSTFDLVRFARGLSSAMSGDGLNCTVPLRDFSVRWDAERAGQMFELVATDRTSDIGDLCTADGLPASG
- a CDS encoding SGNH/GDSL hydrolase family protein; protein product: MTHDTRVRRRWWLPGALVLAVALGLVVVEPGSDGARAGDQRSMVVVGDSISASYDDEPGSPLQAWWSLVARELGYTPTVLAEAGSGYQRPGAGCSGTAFGDRPGVFDQPPPDLVLVEGGRNDWARCDGTDLVEVDPEAVLAAADEFLGRLTRAYPDARVVVLAPPWGPLHQQYVDGVTDAIETAAERHDCDFVRMDGVLPAARTTDGAHPDIAGSAAIADTVVQALR
- the rdgB gene encoding RdgB/HAM1 family non-canonical purine NTP pyrophosphatase produces the protein MSEDATGGTRVVLASNNAKKLAELQRILAPLVPGLTVLGLADVASYDEPAETDPTFAGNALIKARACVEVTGLPALADDSGLCIDALNGMPGVLSARWSGISGADKDRANNDLVLSQLSDVPDVRRTARFVCAVALCLPDGTEVVEHGEMPGRILHAPFGGGGFGYDPLFAATGYDVSTAELEPAEKDRISHRGHALGAIAPRVASLLA
- the rph gene encoding ribonuclease PH, encoding MTTREDGRAVDQLRDITIQRNWLDHAQGSCLIEFGKTRVLCAASAVEGVPRWLKGQGKGWVTAEYAMLPAATHERSSRESVKGRVGGRTHEISRLVGRSLRAAIDTTALGENTITIDCDVLQADGGTRTAAITGAYIALADAVRHLDGLGALKGDPLRESVAAISVGIIDGVPMLDLPYVEDVRAETDMNVVMTGSGAFVEVQGTAEGAPFVKAELDALLELATGGCAELTRLQLDALAR
- a CDS encoding MBL fold metallo-hydrolase; the encoded protein is MRLTIVGCAGSYPGPDSAASSYLVEAEHEGRTWRILLDMGNGSLGQLQRYMDPRGIDAVALSHLHPDHCIDLVSLVVLAKYHPDGPYESITVIAPGGAEEYLAHAGGPGGEPPLDALNFTVWEDEPVQQVGPFTLRVVEVKHPVRAYAIRVEAGGSVLVYSGDTGPTPELDELAAGADVFLCEASFVESATNPPDLHLTGAEAGRCAATAEVGQLLITHIPAWTDADEVESDLKAAYDGPYAVVRPGDTFDF
- the murI gene encoding glutamate racemase, which codes for MADAPIGIFDSGFGGLTVARAVLDQLPHEPLLYVADTARQPYGPRPIGQVREFALECLDRLVEQGVKALVIACNSASAAVLRDARERYDVPVVEVIVPATRRAVNATRNGSVGVICTTATATSRAYDDAFAANPGIDLHVRACPRFVEFVEAGVTGGDDLLRVAEEYLAPLRSAGVDTLVLGCTHYPLLTGVLSYVMGDAVTLVSSAEETAKDVYRLLARDGLTRDPGLPDPRHHFLTTGDPEEFAALGRRFLGPEVDRVHGLALASATEVGA
- a CDS encoding ribose-phosphate diphosphokinase, which translates into the protein MSQIVVFSGSAHRELAESICSHLGVSLSPSETARFSNDCLQVQLLANCRRRDVYIVQPLVPPTQDHLMELLLMVDAARGASAASVTVVIPHYAYARSDKKDASRISIGGKLVADMLATAGVDRVVTMTLHAPQVHGFFAMPLDHLTAIGELAAYYRERDLSDTVIVSPDFGNAKTASQFARLLGLPVAAGSKQRKADDKVVIDAIVGDVRDKKVIVLDDEIATGGSIVELVAMLEKEGVTEVSVACTHGLFTGNAVERLRDHPTISEVVTTDTVPAPADWPALRIRSVAPLFAEAIARIHAGESVSSLFDGVDPTHAPPQPKLPL
- a CDS encoding PLP-dependent cysteine synthase family protein; its protein translation is MKFANLTATVGGTPLVGLPTLSPTPDVRLWAKLEDQNPTGSIKDRAALAMIEAAEADGRLTPGCTILEPTSGNTGISMAMVAKMRGYRMVCVMPENTSEERRQLLRMWGAEIIPSPAAGGSNEAVRVAKGIAAEHPDWVMLYQYGNPANAEAHYRGTGPELLADLPEITHFVAGLGTTGTLMGVGRFFREHQPDVRIVAAEPRYGELVYGLRNLDEGFVPELYDESLIDARFSVGPRDAVRRVRELIESEGIFAGISTGAILHAALAQAAKSVKAGERADIVFVVCDGGWKYLSTGAYEGTLDEAEDALDGQLWA
- a CDS encoding MoaD/ThiS family protein; translated protein: MAIEVRIPTILRTYTGGERAVESSGASVAELIDALESSHPGLKERLVEDGADGPAVRRFVNIYVDDEDIRFTGALATELSESSTVVILPAVAGGSVDLAAQGPAPLPA
- a CDS encoding M67 family metallopeptidase; this encodes MLTITAAIRDAIVAHARRDHPDEACGVVAGAIGSDRPTRHVPMVNAAMSPTFYEFDSGDLLRLYREMDDRDEEPVVIYHSHTATEAYPSRTDINLASEPNAHYVLVSTRDGAHESGPVDFRSYRIVDGEVTEEEVTIVERYADDAPHDSPDPKRESA
- a CDS encoding DUF2017 domain-containing protein, which translates into the protein MKPFRRRRRGSITATFDPGEAALLANLARQVIELLRDRHGESVAETDPLAAQLGLDGPSLPPEDPVLRRLLPDAYSGDEVEESGEFRRYTEQALTAAKVSHAEAVLSSLVVGGYDPDAGDISGQEAVEVELGSEAVQAWLKSLTDVRLAIAVRLGIETEEDASLVARSEDDAVAAMSDVYDWLGYVQESLISVLD
- the clpS gene encoding ATP-dependent Clp protease adapter ClpS — protein: MGDVPKTAPVEHADTEVDTDVGLDLVVDRPWVTIVWNDPVNLMSYVAYVFRTYFGYTEEKADTLMMAVHQEGRAVVSSGGREEMERHVQAMHDYGLWATVQKDDA
- a CDS encoding nicotinate phosphoribosyltransferase, whose translation is MTSTALLTDRYELTMLQAALADGTAHRPSVFELFSRRLTGGRRYGVVAGIGRALDALEQFRFGDDELAWLRDAEVVDAPTLDWLADYRFTGSIWGYAEGEVYLPQSPVVVVESTFAEGVLLETLLLSILNHDSAIASAGARMVSAAAGRPCIEMGSRRTHEQAAVAAARAACLVGFAATSNLEAGRTHGVPTTGTSAHAFTLLHDTERDAFSAQVDSLGTGTTLLVDTYDVAEAIRTAVEVAGPGLGAVRIDSGDLVALAHQVRRQLDDLGATDTRIIVTSDLDEHAIAALAAAPVDGYGVGTSLVTGSGVPTSGFVYKLVSRADDTGAMVSVAKASTEKTSVGGRKFAVRRLTGGVARTELVGVGEPPAHDGDDRSLLVELVRAGERVHRPTLQQSTAHHQSAMAELPLVATQLSPGGPVLDTLLG
- a CDS encoding DUF2568 domain-containing protein, whose product is MRESVNANDLVVFVVEVVVFVSLGIWAWRQGNHVVTSGLAVVAVVGLAAVLWGVFVSPQAPVDLVATNVGFRLVVLVAGLAALATLVSLPVVAAVAVVTAVSSVLIYVGPFSR